A genomic window from Anthocerotibacter panamensis C109 includes:
- a CDS encoding Crp/Fnr family transcriptional regulator: MSLIEKKREWLEELYREQTLLPYKAGENIPLYSRELWVVYRGIVQLLTLHPTGDEVMLGLLGPMMPFGLPLTVLEPYQAVALTDVDLLRLTWEEVQQSPRLIGEINLQLTRRLQQTEALLALASKRRVQDRIQGMLSLLGQEFGQATPQGIRLEVRLTHQQVANALGTTRVTVTRVMGDLKAKGFYRIGADRALYLSSQANPRLG; this comes from the coding sequence ATGTCACTCATCGAGAAAAAGCGAGAATGGCTGGAGGAACTTTACCGGGAACAGACCCTCCTGCCTTACAAAGCTGGCGAGAACATACCGCTTTATTCCCGCGAGTTGTGGGTAGTCTACCGGGGAATTGTTCAGCTACTGACCTTACATCCCACCGGCGATGAAGTCATGCTCGGGCTGTTGGGTCCTATGATGCCCTTCGGACTTCCCCTCACGGTGCTGGAACCCTATCAGGCTGTCGCGCTAACCGACGTTGATCTGCTGCGGCTGACCTGGGAGGAAGTCCAACAGTCACCCCGCCTTATAGGCGAGATCAACCTCCAGTTGACCCGCCGCCTCCAGCAGACAGAAGCCCTGCTCGCCCTCGCAAGCAAGCGACGGGTCCAAGACCGTATCCAAGGGATGCTCAGTCTCCTAGGCCAAGAATTTGGACAAGCCACTCCTCAAGGAATTCGCTTGGAAGTGCGTCTGACCCACCAGCAGGTAGCCAATGCCCTAGGCACCACGCGGGTCACAGTCACGCGGGTCATGGGAGACCTCAAGGCCAAGGGCTTTTATCGTATCGGTGCTGACCGAGCGCTCTATTTGAGCAGTCAGGCCAACCCACGGCTAGGTTAA
- the rpoD gene encoding RNA polymerase sigma factor RpoD — MARKHEPSSFSPPTPPYGFPADPLAESDISAILVDEPMDLLLEKELFVEADPLHAEEMELALVNFSDPSLALPRSNTDDLIRLYLQEIGRVPLLKVAEEIDLARQIKTWLELEEKRHRLRKQLNHIPSDRELAEFTGEPLDVLTKIIARGKRAKAHLINANLRLVVSVAKKYQGRGLPLLDLIQEGTLGLIRAAEKFDYTRGFKFSTYATWWIRQGITRAIAMQARTIRLPVHVVEKVNKIKKATRQLSQQLGRSPNEAEIAKAVEMDVEQLRFVRRAIQMPVSLETPVGREEDTALGDLIQAQGEIPEQEVVHSLMRQDLEDLLQTLTPRERDVLRLRYGLVDGRSRTLDEVGQYFTLTRERIRQIEARALRKLRHPQRLRRVREYLEGH; from the coding sequence ATGGCCAGAAAGCACGAACCCAGTTCTTTCTCCCCTCCTACGCCACCCTATGGCTTTCCAGCCGATCCTCTGGCTGAATCAGATATCTCAGCAATCTTGGTCGATGAGCCAATGGATTTATTACTGGAAAAGGAGCTATTCGTCGAAGCTGATCCCCTACATGCCGAGGAGATGGAGCTGGCCTTAGTCAATTTTAGTGACCCCAGCTTGGCTCTGCCCCGCAGCAACACCGATGATCTGATCCGCCTCTATCTCCAAGAGATCGGGCGCGTTCCGCTCCTCAAGGTGGCTGAAGAGATTGACCTCGCGCGCCAGATCAAGACCTGGCTGGAGCTTGAGGAAAAACGTCACCGTCTACGCAAGCAACTCAACCATATCCCCAGTGACCGGGAACTGGCCGAATTCACGGGCGAGCCGCTGGATGTTCTGACCAAGATCATAGCTCGGGGCAAGCGAGCCAAAGCTCACCTCATCAACGCTAACCTACGTCTGGTAGTCTCAGTAGCCAAGAAATATCAGGGCCGGGGTCTGCCCTTGTTGGACCTCATCCAGGAAGGCACCCTGGGTCTCATCCGGGCCGCCGAAAAATTCGACTACACCCGAGGGTTTAAGTTCTCTACCTATGCTACTTGGTGGATACGTCAGGGGATCACCCGAGCAATCGCCATGCAGGCGCGGACGATCCGTCTACCGGTCCATGTCGTTGAGAAGGTCAATAAGATCAAGAAAGCCACCCGCCAGCTCTCTCAACAGTTAGGGCGCTCACCCAATGAGGCTGAGATCGCCAAAGCTGTCGAGATGGATGTGGAACAGTTGCGTTTTGTACGCCGTGCGATCCAGATGCCCGTTTCCTTGGAGACCCCAGTGGGTCGGGAGGAAGATACGGCTCTGGGCGACTTGATCCAGGCCCAAGGCGAAATCCCGGAGCAGGAAGTCGTGCACTCCTTGATGCGCCAGGATCTAGAAGACCTCTTGCAGACCTTGACGCCCCGCGAACGGGATGTTTTACGCCTGCGCTATGGTCTGGTGGACGGTCGTTCGCGCACGCTCGATGAGGTCGGTCAGTACTTCACACTCACCCGCGAACGGATCCGCCAAATCGAGGCCCGTGCCCTACGCAAACTGCGCCACCCGCAGCGCCTGCGCCGCGTCCGGGAATATCTAGAAGGACATTGA
- a CDS encoding DUF3122 domain-containing protein, whose amino-acid sequence MRRHSGRGAQLVGLTLLVLGLGACGTERAQEQPQAKDITSRITRLAERKANGVFYSIEDNLTDDKGDTWRVAFLKIFRQSGKVYSFVQVRVDPRYGSYTISTEKPLTLQLASKALPLSNQSQDRNRLGYYEVTPILAQLTGSSVVQLLLPLGDGTTRTLSVDTRVLKGWQTVQGIAGPNVFNYAGPTY is encoded by the coding sequence ATGCGCAGGCATAGCGGACGAGGGGCACAGCTAGTAGGTTTGACCCTACTTGTGCTGGGGTTGGGTGCCTGTGGCACGGAGCGTGCCCAGGAACAACCTCAAGCCAAAGACATCACCTCCCGGATCACCCGGCTTGCCGAACGCAAAGCCAACGGAGTCTTTTACAGCATTGAAGACAACCTGACCGACGACAAAGGTGATACTTGGCGGGTGGCTTTCCTGAAGATCTTCCGGCAGAGTGGTAAGGTTTATAGTTTTGTGCAGGTTCGGGTAGACCCGCGCTACGGCAGCTATACGATTAGCACAGAGAAACCCCTCACTCTACAACTGGCTAGCAAGGCGCTACCGCTGTCCAACCAGTCTCAGGATCGCAATCGCCTAGGCTACTACGAAGTCACGCCTATCCTGGCTCAACTAACGGGGAGTTCTGTAGTCCAACTGCTCCTTCCTCTAGGAGACGGCACGACTCGGACGCTTTCAGTGGATACCCGAGTCCTGAAGGGCTGGCAGACGGTACAGGGGATCGCTGGTCCCAACGTTTTTAATTACGCCGGTCCCACTTACTGA